The bacterium genome segment ACCACGCTCTCGATCATCTCGTTCATGGGTGTGATTACGATGATCGGCGTGGTCGTCAGCAACGGCATCCTGCTCGTCGACTACGCCAACAGGATGCAGGCGCGCGGGATGCCGGCGCATGAGGCGGTGCTGCAGGCGGGCCGGATCCGGCTGCGGCCCATTCTGATGACCGCGATCGCGACGATCCTCGCCATGATCCCGATGGCCCTGGGGCTCGGGGAAGGCAGCGAGACCAACATGCCGCTCGCCCGTGCCGTGATCGGCGGCCTCACGGTCAGCACCGGCCTCACGCTGCTGCTGATTCCGGTTCTCTACACTTGGTTCGAAGAGCGGTTTCCAAGGCGGCGCGCCCAGCAGACCGAGCAGGCGTGACCGCGGGCTCGGGCGGCTCGGGTCCTCCGCGCGGCGAGCTGCGCATCGAAGGACTCAGCGTCGCGTTGGAGCGGCCCGCCCCGTCCGGGCAGCCCTGGCCCGCGCCGCAGGCCCAGGGGCGGACGGCCGGGCTGCTGCCGGTCTTGGAAGACGTGTCGCTCCTGGTCCCGGCCGGTCGCACCGCGGCGCTGGTCGGGGCGTCGGGTGCCGGCAAGTCGATGACGGCCTACGCAGTCCTGAGATTGTTCCCCGCGCCGGCCCGGATCACGGCGGGCCGCATCCTGCTGGACGGCGCGGATCTCACCGCGATGTCCGAGCGCGAGTTGACCGCGGTCCGGGGCCGGCGGGTCGCGATGATCTTTCAGGAGCCCGGCGCCGCGCTGGATCCGTTGATGACGGCCGGCGCCCAGGTGATGGAAGGCATTGTCGCGCACCTCGGCCGGCGCGGCGCGCGCGACCGGGCCGTGGAGGCGCTCAATCGCGTCGGCCTCGACGCGTCGTTCTTCCG includes the following:
- a CDS encoding ABC transporter ATP-binding protein — its product is MTAGSGGSGPPRGELRIEGLSVALERPAPSGQPWPAPQAQGRTAGLLPVLEDVSLLVPAGRTAALVGASGAGKSMTAYAVLRLFPAPARITAGRILLDGADLTAMSERELTAVRGRRVAMIFQEPGAALDPLMTAGAQVMEGIVAHLGRRGARDRAVEALNRVGLDASFFRRYPHELSGGQRQRVLIAGAIAPGPDLLIADEPTAALDVTVQAQILDLLGRLQRDLGMALLLITHDLGVVAQTADLVHVMRGGRIVESAETHALFASPQHPYTQAIVTQARRLGRWAE